A part of Labeo rohita strain BAU-BD-2019 unplaced genomic scaffold, IGBB_LRoh.1.0 scaffold_522, whole genome shotgun sequence genomic DNA contains:
- the LOC127161012 gene encoding gastrula zinc finger protein XlCGF8.2DB-like, whose protein sequence is MAFIKEESEDMKIEETFRVKHEDTEEQIVHPVSLKEENQELKEEHEDWYEKTCLHNQRKSCSCSQTENTLSQKRAQKTATRSHFTCQQCGKSYTEKGSLKVHMRVHTGEKPYTCQQCGKSFSRQVSFKFHMRIHTGEKWFNCQQCGKNFTQKGHLINHMRIHTGENPFTCQQCGKSFSRKGNLQVHMRIHSGENPFTCQQCGISFNQKGSLNRHIRIHTGEKPYTCPQCGISFTQKASLNAHIRIHTGEEPFVCGHCGKSFRYRVAFNRHMRIH, encoded by the exons ATGGcatttattaaagaggagagtgaagacatgaagattgaagaaacattcagagtcaaacatgaagatactgaggaacaaatAG TTCACCCAGTGTCACTGAAGGAGGAGAATCAAGAACTGAAAGAAGAACATGAAGATTGGTATGAAAAAACATGCCTTCATAACCAGAGAAAATCTTGTAGTTGCTCACAGACTGAAAATACTTTGTCACAAAAAAGAGCTCAAAAGACTGCAACTAGAAGTCAtttcacctgccaacagtgtggaaagagttatACTGAAAAAGGTAGTCTCAAAGtccacatgagagttcacaccggagagaaaccttacacatgccaacagtgtggaaagagtttcagtcGACAAGTAAGCTTTAAAttccacatgagaattcacactggagagaaatgGTTTAATTGCCAGCAGTGTGGAAAGAATTTCACTCAGAAAGGACACCTTATTAAccacatgaggattcacactggagaaaacccattcacctgccaacagtgtggaaaaagtttcagTCGAAAAGGAAATCTGCAAgttcacatgagaattcactcTGGAGAAAACCCTTTCACCTGTCAACAGTGTGGAATAAGTTTCAATCAAAAAGGAAGTCTTAACAGGCACATTAGAATTCACACAGGAGAGAAACCTTACAcctgccctcagtgtggaaTAAGTTTCACTCAAAAAGCAAGTCTGAATGCCCACattagaattcacactggagaggaGCCATTTGTATGTGGTCattgtggaaagagtttcagatATAGAGTAGCTTTTAATCGGCACATGAGGATTCACTAA